In Kordiimonas pumila, a single genomic region encodes these proteins:
- a CDS encoding methyl-accepting chemotaxis protein produces the protein MSRWMQNKPFSFRVYMLAGGALLGLIAIVILGLVISTTVQNSRDRADYFNSISMMQKDLENYSLQMRRKEKDFFIRQEIKYADGYYEEVAHAQSVVKKLLDSEVSSEFHSAVKALNDILPRHAKQFDVVKEDYVQLGLDENAGLQGQLRDAVHEIENILSEYKSDKLEILMLMMRRHEKDFIMRVDEKYIGRMNDRSKEFQDSLMKEDIAASAKEEILTNLNTYISTFNAYAKLRLQLDDNTKKLSDIYAETTEPFEIISKASQDGTIAAEQAAEDTEQVGFIATMGVGFVIILLVSLLSALIIRITIAPVKSLENALQKIAAGDFKVAIPGAENKDEFGRMAHVTAELRDSAAERVRLEAEARTHAERQAALEKREIELQAEREREEREREKEQLRIREERNQMIGKLIAEFEKSISIAISNLSQSSSKMRETATGMVSVADTTSRQVESVSNESHQMQDNVTSMASAIEEFAASIAEVSQQMQRASSNSREAMSAAKDGQAAIEKLSDASSQIEGVVKLINDISEQTNLLALNATIEAARAGEAGKGFAVVASEVKALANQTAKAIEGITSQIVAIQNVTGSTVNAMDSISGANDRLNQVMSSIAAAVEEQEVTTNDISRGVQFAAEGTRRVASDILVVTEGAKKTGSASNSVMEEANKLDGLSSSLRIEVETFLGQERTL, from the coding sequence ATGTCGCGTTGGATGCAAAATAAGCCATTTTCATTCAGAGTATATATGCTTGCAGGGGGCGCATTGCTGGGCCTGATAGCGATTGTTATACTCGGCCTTGTCATTTCTACAACAGTTCAAAATAGTAGAGATAGGGCAGATTATTTCAATAGTATCAGTATGATGCAGAAAGATCTTGAGAATTATTCTTTACAGATGCGCCGTAAAGAAAAAGATTTTTTTATTCGACAAGAAATCAAATATGCTGACGGCTATTATGAGGAAGTTGCCCACGCTCAAAGTGTTGTAAAAAAACTTTTGGATAGTGAGGTTTCAAGCGAATTTCATAGTGCTGTTAAAGCGTTAAATGATATTTTGCCCCGGCACGCAAAACAGTTTGATGTGGTTAAGGAAGATTACGTTCAATTGGGGCTTGATGAAAATGCTGGCCTGCAGGGGCAATTGCGGGATGCTGTACACGAAATTGAAAACATACTTTCTGAGTATAAGTCTGATAAGCTTGAAATACTGATGCTAATGATGCGCAGGCATGAAAAAGATTTCATTATGCGTGTCGATGAAAAATATATTGGCAGGATGAATGACCGCAGTAAGGAGTTTCAGGATAGCTTGATGAAGGAAGATATTGCGGCATCTGCGAAAGAGGAAATTCTAACTAATCTTAACACCTATATTTCCACATTTAATGCTTATGCAAAATTACGGTTGCAGCTGGATGACAACACAAAAAAACTTAGTGATATCTATGCTGAAACGACTGAGCCTTTTGAAATAATTTCTAAAGCGTCACAGGATGGAACTATCGCTGCAGAACAAGCAGCTGAGGATACCGAACAAGTCGGTTTTATTGCCACTATGGGGGTTGGTTTTGTCATTATATTGCTGGTTAGTTTATTATCTGCGCTGATCATACGTATTACCATCGCGCCAGTTAAAAGCCTTGAGAATGCCCTACAAAAAATTGCAGCGGGCGATTTTAAGGTCGCTATTCCTGGTGCCGAAAACAAGGATGAATTTGGCCGTATGGCCCATGTCACGGCAGAACTACGCGACAGTGCTGCTGAGCGAGTTCGCCTTGAAGCTGAAGCGCGGACGCATGCAGAACGCCAAGCTGCACTTGAAAAAAGAGAAATTGAATTACAGGCTGAGCGCGAGCGTGAAGAGCGTGAACGTGAAAAAGAGCAACTCCGTATTAGGGAAGAGCGCAATCAGATGATTGGCAAACTGATTGCCGAGTTTGAGAAGTCTATTAGCATAGCGATCTCCAATCTTAGCCAATCCTCTTCAAAGATGCGTGAAACTGCTACTGGTATGGTCTCTGTTGCAGATACGACAAGCAGGCAGGTGGAAAGCGTTAGTAACGAATCCCATCAAATGCAGGACAATGTTACGTCGATGGCATCTGCTATTGAAGAGTTTGCGGCTTCTATTGCGGAAGTGAGTCAGCAAATGCAGCGTGCATCGTCAAACTCGCGCGAGGCTATGTCTGCTGCGAAAGATGGTCAGGCGGCTATTGAAAAACTCTCAGACGCTTCTAGCCAGATAGAGGGCGTGGTGAAACTGATCAATGATATATCTGAACAAACCAATTTACTGGCGTTGAATGCCACAATTGAGGCTGCGCGTGCAGGTGAGGCAGGTAAAGGGTTTGCTGTTGTTGCAAGCGAAGTAAAAGCGCTCGCTAACCAAACGGCCAAAGCTATCGAAGGGATTACATCTCAAATTGTTGCTATCCAAAACGTGACAGGATCTACAGTGAATGCGATGGATTCAATTAGTGGCGCTAATGATCGGTTAAATCAAGTTATGTCGAGTATTGCTGCGGCCGTTGAAGAGCAGGAAGTAACGACAAATGACATTAGCCGTGGGGTTCAGTTTGCAGCAGAGGGCACACGGCGTGTAGCATCAGATATTCTGGTTGTAACCGAGGGAGCTAAGAAAACTGGCTCAGCCTCTAATAGTGTAATGGAAGAGGCAAATAAACTTGATGGGCTTTCGTCTAGCTTGCGCATAGAGGTTGAAACTTTCCTTGGGCAGGAGCGGACGCTTTAA
- a CDS encoding OprO/OprP family phosphate-selective porin, whose translation MMNRNFLSTLLLASALSTGVATPLYAQSIEELKAQLEMLSKRIEELEKKQAAAPQGKVAEIKKAGPALTLATDDGLFEFKLRGRLYADAGWAHDNDDAMNVAGTELRAARIGIEGKAWGKIGYRFEADFAGNTTTVNDAFITYPTSFGKVTVGNFKTPNSLEEQTSSRFVTFIERGAFTDAFNLARQLGVSLSNGGDNWTFKAAVFRGSVSDTADEQGTTLAGRVTYGGKFDNGAWMLGGSVRYQEASEGAQYRYRQRTYHHLSDRLLATGFITDEDFMYGLEAAAQMGAFHASAEWASLSAKDGGSAARNATFSGGYVEAGWFITGESRPLKLSSGVWDRAAVNSPIHKGGVGAWEVAAKYDIIDLTDNGVFGGEMDTIVIGLNWYLNRHARVMANYSHSTIDDAFDVAANGADGENSADTFGLRFQIDW comes from the coding sequence ATGATGAATAGAAACTTTCTATCAACTCTGTTGTTGGCATCAGCACTGTCAACCGGGGTTGCAACACCACTGTATGCTCAGTCAATTGAAGAGCTTAAAGCACAACTTGAAATGCTATCAAAACGCATTGAAGAGCTGGAAAAAAAGCAAGCGGCAGCCCCACAAGGCAAAGTTGCAGAGATTAAAAAGGCTGGCCCTGCGCTGACACTGGCAACAGATGATGGTTTGTTTGAGTTTAAACTGCGTGGAAGGCTTTATGCGGATGCAGGCTGGGCACACGATAACGATGATGCCATGAATGTTGCGGGAACAGAACTGAGGGCCGCAAGAATTGGTATTGAAGGAAAAGCCTGGGGTAAAATTGGATACAGGTTTGAGGCGGATTTTGCAGGAAATACAACAACTGTGAATGATGCTTTTATAACATATCCAACAAGTTTTGGTAAAGTGACCGTTGGTAACTTTAAGACACCGAACTCTCTGGAAGAGCAAACATCGTCGCGGTTTGTAACATTCATAGAAAGAGGTGCTTTCACCGATGCCTTTAATTTGGCGCGCCAATTAGGCGTGAGTCTCAGTAATGGCGGCGATAACTGGACATTTAAGGCTGCGGTTTTCCGGGGCAGTGTCTCAGATACAGCTGACGAGCAGGGCACTACCCTTGCGGGCAGGGTAACATACGGCGGGAAGTTTGATAATGGTGCGTGGATGCTGGGCGGTTCTGTGCGGTATCAAGAGGCTTCTGAGGGGGCACAGTACCGGTACCGCCAACGAACATATCACCATCTTTCTGACCGACTTTTGGCAACGGGCTTTATCACAGATGAAGATTTCATGTATGGCTTAGAAGCCGCAGCACAAATGGGGGCTTTTCATGCTTCTGCTGAATGGGCTTCTCTTTCTGCGAAAGATGGTGGTTCGGCAGCGCGTAATGCCACCTTCTCAGGTGGGTATGTGGAAGCAGGCTGGTTCATCACTGGTGAAAGCAGGCCATTGAAGCTTTCTTCAGGTGTATGGGACCGTGCGGCAGTAAACTCGCCTATCCATAAAGGCGGTGTTGGCGCATGGGAAGTCGCGGCAAAATACGATATTATCGACCTAACTGATAACGGCGTGTTTGGCGGTGAGATGGATACAATAGTGATTGGCTTAAATTGGTATTTAAACCGCCATGCCCGTGTGATGGCCAACTATAGTCATAGCACTATAGACGACGCTTTTGATGTTGCTGCAAACGGCGCTGACGGTGAAAACTCGGCAGATACATTTGGGCTGCGTTTCCAGATTGACTGGTAA
- a CDS encoding GNAT family N-acetyltransferase, which yields MIVFDQERPEDSAVVESLLDAAFGPNRFEKASYKLRINNPPIAEFSYVARDGDRIVGSVRYNKIQVCDLLRGTHINAVLLGPLAIVADRKDQGIGAQLLSRTIAALNAAGHHRILLVGDLAYYQRFGFVPVLPNYITLPGGKDARRLLVRQPESMSALPSVGKIIAGWSEEYRAAMPHERAYISAA from the coding sequence ATGATCGTATTTGATCAGGAAAGGCCGGAAGATTCAGCAGTAGTGGAAAGCCTGCTGGATGCGGCTTTTGGCCCTAACCGGTTCGAAAAAGCTTCGTATAAACTTCGGATAAATAACCCTCCTATTGCTGAGTTCTCGTATGTTGCCCGCGATGGCGATAGAATCGTTGGCTCAGTAAGATATAATAAAATTCAGGTCTGCGATTTATTGCGCGGTACGCATATTAATGCAGTGTTGCTGGGGCCGCTTGCAATAGTTGCTGATCGTAAAGATCAGGGTATTGGGGCACAACTACTATCGCGTACTATAGCGGCTCTTAATGCGGCGGGGCACCACCGTATTTTGTTGGTGGGTGATTTAGCATATTATCAACGTTTTGGGTTTGTACCGGTCTTACCAAATTATATCACGCTACCAGGCGGGAAAGATGCGAGACGTTTGCTTGTGCGCCAGCCCGAGAGCATGTCCGCTTTGCCATCCGTTGGTAAAATAATAGCAGGATGGTCAGAGGAATACCGCGCAGCCATGCCGCATGAACGCGCTTATATATCAGCCGCCTAG
- a CDS encoding DUF1285 domain-containing protein: MKQVAGQKFPPVDKWNPDYCGDIDMRIAADGTWFYMGTPITRERMVRLFSTVLRKDEDGKTYLVTPVEKIGIKVDDAPFVAVECDLLTDGDKQVLSFRTNVGDQVVAGPEHPIRVEVDPETAEPRPYVLVRGRLEALIARPVFYQLVEKAKHVKKGTETELVIESADTSFSLGKWSED; encoded by the coding sequence ATGAAACAGGTAGCAGGGCAGAAGTTCCCGCCTGTTGACAAATGGAACCCTGATTACTGCGGCGATATTGATATGCGCATTGCGGCAGACGGCACATGGTTTTATATGGGTACACCCATTACACGGGAACGTATGGTCCGGCTTTTTTCAACGGTGTTACGTAAAGATGAAGATGGGAAAACCTACCTTGTTACACCTGTAGAGAAAATAGGCATTAAGGTTGATGATGCACCATTCGTTGCTGTTGAATGTGACCTGCTCACTGATGGTGATAAACAGGTTTTGAGTTTTAGAACCAATGTAGGTGATCAGGTTGTTGCGGGGCCTGAGCACCCAATCCGCGTTGAGGTCGACCCTGAAACCGCAGAACCTAGGCCTTATGTGTTAGTGCGTGGCAGGCTTGAGGCCTTAATTGCTCGCCCGGTTTTTTATCAGTTGGTGGAAAAGGCAAAGCATGTCAAAAAGGGCACTGAAACCGAATTGGTCATAGAAAGCGCAGATACAAGCTTTAGCCTTGGAAAATGGAGTGAAGATTAA
- a CDS encoding CoA pyrophosphatase, translating into MRTWLKKALSEHNPAAKGMRSDYDLNGDLKEIELHGLTLRQAAVLVPIVDRRSGPTVLLTRRADHLTQHAGQISFPGGKVDPLDEDVIAAAFREAEEEIGLPRSYVTLKGFLDGYRTGTGFEIVPVVGLVREGFSLTLQIEEVVEAFEVPLSFILNRDNHKLKTGVWRGTERSYYAIEYEDYDIWGATAAMLVNLCDVLEAAKEEMA; encoded by the coding sequence ATGCGCACATGGCTTAAAAAAGCCTTGTCAGAACATAACCCTGCAGCAAAAGGAATGCGCAGCGATTACGACCTGAATGGTGATTTAAAAGAAATTGAATTACACGGCCTTACGCTCAGGCAAGCAGCGGTGCTTGTACCAATCGTTGATCGGCGCAGTGGCCCAACGGTATTATTAACCCGCAGGGCGGATCATTTAACGCAACATGCTGGGCAGATCAGTTTTCCTGGGGGTAAGGTAGACCCACTGGACGAAGACGTTATCGCAGCGGCTTTTAGGGAAGCTGAAGAAGAGATTGGGCTACCCCGCTCTTATGTAACACTTAAAGGTTTTTTGGATGGTTATCGAACAGGCACTGGGTTTGAAATTGTCCCTGTTGTGGGGCTGGTACGTGAAGGGTTTTCACTAACACTGCAAATTGAAGAAGTGGTGGAGGCGTTTGAAGTGCCCCTTTCCTTTATATTGAATAGGGATAATCATAAGCTTAAAACTGGTGTTTGGCGGGGTACTGAGCGCTCATATTATGCGATAGAGTATGAAGATTATGATATTTGGGGAGCGACAGCGGCAATGCTAGTAAACCTGTGTGATGTGCTGGAAGCTGCAAAAGAGGAAATGGCATGA
- a CDS encoding CCA tRNA nucleotidyltransferase codes for MQKIKADWLDALHIKMIVTALGEQSIRFVGGAVRDTLMGRPVQEVDAATTLIPCDVIARLGAAGIKAVPTGVEHGTVTAVVEGKSVEITTLRRDTETDGRHAVVAYTDSWKEDAKRRDFTMNAVYMDAAGTVFDPLDGIDDVVARRVRFIGDAAMRIEEDALRILRFFRFNAVLGTDVTKIDAEGLSACSKKISLLENLSVERIRSELIKIFSAPKISALADVMESAGVFQALQLKVLLTKVSTLEQNECKLGQQAMPEVRLFYCLGDIRCSDAFSMQLRLSNKMRAMLKSTSSVWAAKAVNTDHDIRKLMYQYGAEAVQQAGLCSGWNKGFQEIAQKWHVPVLPVQGKDIIAQGVLPGPEIGAEIRRLEGLWVESDFTLTKAQLIHMINTK; via the coding sequence GTGCAGAAAATTAAAGCCGATTGGCTTGATGCCCTGCATATCAAAATGATCGTTACAGCCTTGGGGGAGCAGTCTATCAGGTTTGTTGGGGGGGCAGTAAGAGATACACTCATGGGGCGACCTGTGCAGGAAGTTGATGCTGCCACAACGCTTATACCTTGTGATGTTATAGCAAGGTTAGGGGCTGCTGGGATTAAAGCGGTGCCAACAGGGGTTGAACACGGTACGGTGACTGCCGTTGTAGAAGGCAAATCAGTTGAGATAACGACTTTACGACGCGATACCGAAACCGATGGCAGGCATGCAGTTGTTGCTTATACTGATAGCTGGAAGGAAGATGCTAAACGACGCGACTTTACCATGAATGCAGTATATATGGATGCCGCAGGCACTGTTTTTGACCCGCTGGACGGCATTGATGATGTGGTTGCGAGAAGAGTGCGTTTTATCGGCGATGCCGCAATGCGGATTGAAGAAGACGCCCTCCGAATTTTGCGGTTTTTCCGCTTTAATGCCGTTCTTGGTACAGACGTTACTAAAATTGATGCTGAAGGTCTCTCGGCTTGTTCAAAAAAAATATCGTTGCTTGAAAATCTCTCTGTGGAACGGATCAGATCAGAACTGATCAAAATATTTTCCGCCCCTAAAATCAGCGCGCTGGCTGACGTTATGGAGTCTGCAGGAGTTTTTCAGGCGTTGCAGTTAAAAGTGTTGCTGACGAAGGTAAGCACGCTTGAGCAAAATGAGTGTAAGCTAGGGCAGCAGGCAATGCCGGAAGTGCGGCTTTTTTATTGCTTGGGTGATATTAGATGCTCTGATGCATTTTCTATGCAACTGCGTTTGTCAAACAAGATGAGGGCCATGTTAAAGAGCACAAGCTCTGTCTGGGCTGCCAAAGCAGTAAACACAGATCATGATATCCGTAAGCTTATGTATCAATATGGGGCTGAGGCTGTGCAGCAGGCTGGCCTTTGTTCGGGCTGGAATAAAGGCTTTCAAGAAATTGCGCAAAAATGGCACGTGCCTGTTTTGCCTGTGCAGGGAAAAGATATTATAGCGCAAGGGGTTTTGCCTGGCCCCGAGATTGGTGCAGAGATAAGAAGGCTGGAAGGTCTGTGGGTAGAAAGTGATTTCACCCTTACTAAGGCTCAGTTGATTCATATGATAAATACAAAATAA
- a CDS encoding lipid-binding SYLF domain-containing protein, whose protein sequence is MIKSVTSLLLAVSLLMTTTTAFADSNSEKREKIQAIRQEVLTDLFASRPQAKAEIDESEGYAVFSNVGVQILLLGAGGGRGVVRDTKSGIDTYMKMGTIAIGLGLGVKDFRAVFIFHDRDALTNFVEHGWDFTGEADAAAVAEDKGGEIGEAASVRKKVSVYQFTENGLALQASLHGTKYWQDKKLNRE, encoded by the coding sequence ATGATTAAATCAGTCACGTCACTATTACTGGCTGTTTCGCTTTTAATGACAACAACGACAGCCTTTGCTGACAGCAATTCTGAAAAGCGTGAAAAAATTCAGGCCATACGACAAGAAGTGCTGACTGACCTTTTCGCTTCTCGCCCTCAAGCCAAGGCAGAAATAGACGAATCTGAAGGCTATGCCGTCTTTTCCAACGTGGGTGTGCAAATTTTGCTTTTAGGTGCCGGAGGGGGCCGCGGAGTTGTACGTGATACTAAAAGCGGCATTGATACCTATATGAAAATGGGCACAATCGCTATTGGCCTTGGTTTAGGTGTGAAAGATTTTCGAGCCGTATTTATTTTCCATGACCGTGATGCCCTTACTAACTTTGTTGAGCATGGTTGGGATTTCACTGGTGAAGCTGATGCAGCGGCTGTCGCCGAAGACAAAGGCGGCGAGATAGGTGAAGCAGCTTCTGTCCGCAAAAAAGTAAGCGTTTATCAGTTCACGGAGAATGGCCTTGCCTTGCAGGCGTCGCTTCACGGCACTAAATACTGGCAAGACAAAAAGCTGAATCGTGAGTAA
- a CDS encoding YqaA family protein: MSDLLIYLGLFWNAFLAATILPVFSELALAGLLAEDIGSPLLLFLFATAGNVAGSILNWWVGSRITIFQHKRWFPVRPNQLAKAEKYFARYGVWSLLLAWLPIIGDPITLVAGVLKTPFTIFLVLVAISKASRYAFIVAGFHFWG, from the coding sequence GTGTCTGACTTACTTATCTATCTCGGTCTGTTTTGGAATGCCTTTCTTGCGGCTACCATTTTACCTGTGTTTTCTGAACTGGCTCTTGCCGGTTTACTCGCTGAAGATATTGGCAGCCCGCTCCTGCTTTTCCTTTTTGCAACAGCAGGTAATGTAGCAGGCTCTATTCTTAACTGGTGGGTAGGAAGTAGAATAACTATTTTTCAACACAAACGCTGGTTTCCTGTTAGGCCCAATCAGCTAGCGAAAGCCGAAAAATATTTTGCACGATACGGCGTATGGTCACTTTTACTGGCCTGGCTACCCATCATCGGCGACCCGATTACACTTGTTGCGGGTGTCTTAAAAACGCCTTTTACAATTTTTCTAGTGCTTGTAGCTATAAGCAAAGCAAGCAGATATGCTTTTATAGTAGCAGGCTTCCATTTCTGGGGCTGA
- the hemF gene encoding oxygen-dependent coproporphyrinogen oxidase: MDTETKKQITAKWFEKLRDDICASFEAIESDNTGPMAGREAGRFERKQWQRTNQDDGSEGGGGTMSIMRGGRVFEKVGVNISTVHGTFTEEFAKTIPGADTDPRFFATGISLVAHMNSPKVPAVHMNTRYLVTTKDWFGGGADLNAPLPNSYDTARFHSAFKECCDRHDSAYYPKFKAWCDEYFYIPHRNRARGEGGIFYDRHNSGNWDADFALTQDVGKTFNEIYSALVREHMNESWTPFEREKQLEYRGYYAEFNLVYDRGTTFGLKTGGNVEAILMSLPPEAKWP; the protein is encoded by the coding sequence GTGGATACTGAAACCAAAAAACAGATTACAGCCAAGTGGTTTGAAAAACTACGCGATGACATATGCGCCAGCTTTGAAGCAATTGAAAGCGACAACACGGGCCCTATGGCTGGACGCGAGGCTGGGCGCTTTGAACGCAAACAATGGCAGCGCACTAATCAGGATGATGGTTCTGAAGGTGGCGGCGGCACCATGTCTATCATGCGCGGCGGCAGAGTTTTTGAAAAAGTTGGAGTTAATATCTCAACCGTACACGGTACTTTTACAGAGGAATTTGCCAAAACCATACCTGGCGCAGATACAGACCCTCGCTTTTTTGCAACGGGCATTTCTCTTGTTGCCCATATGAATAGCCCCAAAGTACCGGCTGTCCATATGAACACACGGTACCTTGTAACGACGAAAGACTGGTTTGGCGGCGGCGCTGACCTCAATGCCCCTCTGCCAAACAGTTACGATACAGCGCGCTTCCATAGTGCTTTTAAAGAATGTTGTGATAGGCATGATTCAGCCTACTACCCCAAATTTAAAGCTTGGTGTGATGAGTATTTTTATATTCCACATCGTAATAGAGCGCGCGGTGAAGGTGGTATCTTTTATGATCGCCACAATTCTGGCAACTGGGATGCTGACTTTGCCCTAACCCAAGATGTTGGAAAAACCTTTAATGAAATATACTCTGCATTAGTGCGTGAGCATATGAACGAAAGCTGGACACCATTTGAGCGAGAAAAACAGCTTGAATACCGGGGTTATTATGCAGAGTTCAACCTGGTCTATGACCGAGGCACAACATTTGGTCTTAAAACCGGAGGCAATGTGGAAGCTATTTTAATGTCCCTTCCTCCTGAGGCTAAATGGCCGTAA
- a CDS encoding tRNA (cytidine(34)-2'-O)-methyltransferase: MLKLPSGDTVPLMQIALFQPDQPTNTGTLLRLGACMGTPVHIIEPCGFPFSKRALRRYAMDYADHVTLHHHADWHAFQRWRIESGSRLLLLTTKSAQPYHQFTYQPDDILMVGSESTGAPDYVHDIADHRLLVPMTANVRSLNVAVSMAMVLGEGLRQTDNWPEG, translated from the coding sequence TTGCTCAAGCTGCCCTCGGGCGATACTGTGCCGCTCATGCAAATAGCGCTTTTTCAACCTGATCAACCCACGAACACCGGCACTTTGCTGCGGCTTGGTGCCTGTATGGGCACACCTGTGCACATTATTGAACCATGTGGTTTCCCATTTTCCAAACGCGCGTTACGGCGATATGCAATGGATTATGCAGACCACGTGACCCTGCATCATCATGCCGATTGGCATGCTTTTCAGCGCTGGCGCATAGAATCAGGCAGCCGTTTATTGCTACTAACAACAAAATCGGCCCAACCGTATCACCAGTTCACATATCAGCCTGATGATATTTTGATGGTTGGGAGTGAATCAACCGGCGCGCCAGATTATGTGCATGACATTGCCGACCACCGCCTTCTTGTACCAATGACAGCTAACGTCAGGTCACTTAATGTTGCAGTATCTATGGCAATGGTGCTAGGCGAAGGATTACGACAAACAGACAATTGGCCAGAAGGGTAG
- the petA gene encoding ubiquinol-cytochrome c reductase iron-sulfur subunit, with protein MSTLNKTHDGEEATRRDFLHIAAAGGAGVGAAIAVWPFVDQMNPAADTLALATVEVDISHIAEGEAIVIKWRGKPIFIRHRTAAEIEAARTVDMSVLVDKQADTDRVEKDDWLVVVGTCTHLGCVPLGSKSGDDRGDFGGWFCPCHGSHYDTSGRIRKGPAPKNLAVPEYAFMSDTTIKIG; from the coding sequence ATGAGCACACTCAATAAAACACATGATGGTGAAGAAGCCACACGCCGTGATTTTCTTCATATAGCAGCAGCCGGCGGGGCTGGTGTTGGTGCAGCCATAGCTGTCTGGCCATTCGTGGATCAGATGAACCCGGCTGCAGATACACTTGCACTTGCTACAGTGGAAGTTGACATTAGCCATATCGCCGAAGGCGAGGCTATTGTTATTAAATGGCGCGGCAAGCCCATTTTTATTCGCCACCGTACAGCCGCAGAAATTGAAGCCGCACGTACTGTAGATATGTCTGTTCTAGTGGACAAACAAGCAGATACAGACCGTGTTGAAAAAGATGATTGGCTGGTTGTGGTTGGAACCTGTACACACCTTGGTTGTGTGCCACTTGGTTCAAAGTCCGGCGATGATCGCGGTGATTTCGGTGGTTGGTTCTGCCCATGTCACGGTTCGCATTATGATACATCTGGTCGTATCCGCAAAGGCCCCGCTCCAAAGAACCTAGCGGTTCCTGAGTATGCCTTTATGTCTGATACAACAATCAAGATCGGTTAA
- a CDS encoding cytochrome b translates to MAEWEAITPKNKALAWFEERLPVLSVVNNVVGPGTPTPRNLNYWWNFGSLAGLMLVVQLISGIVLAMHYTPDTAVAFDSVERIMRDVNYGWLIRYIHANGASFFFIAVYIHILRGLYYGSYKAPREVLWMLGLVIFLLMMATAFMGYVLPWGQMSFWGATVITNLFSAIPGVGESIVTLLWGGFSVDNPTLKRFFSLHYLLPFVITGVVILHIWAKKVSDSGNPLGIDVKSNADQIPFHPYYTIKDAFGAGVFFLIFAYFVFYAPNAMGHPDNYIPANPLVTPDSIVPEWYFLPFYAILRSIDFAIGIPGTDITFITGKLLGVIAMFSAIIVLFFLPWLDTSKVRSARFRPTYRYFFWFLVIDMVILTWLGGQHPEGNIPLYGKIATAYYFIHFLIVLPVLGKKEKTLPLPESIIQSVTEKAAK, encoded by the coding sequence ATGGCTGAATGGGAAGCAATTACCCCCAAGAACAAGGCGCTTGCCTGGTTTGAGGAACGTTTGCCGGTTCTGTCCGTTGTCAACAATGTTGTTGGCCCCGGTACACCGACGCCGCGCAATTTGAATTACTGGTGGAACTTTGGCTCGCTTGCGGGCCTTATGCTCGTTGTGCAGCTTATTAGCGGCATTGTACTTGCGATGCACTATACACCAGATACGGCGGTTGCCTTTGATAGTGTTGAGCGCATTATGCGCGATGTGAACTATGGCTGGCTGATCCGTTATATCCACGCAAATGGCGCATCTTTCTTCTTTATTGCTGTTTATATCCATATTCTTCGTGGGCTTTATTATGGTTCCTACAAGGCACCCCGCGAAGTGTTATGGATGCTCGGTCTTGTTATCTTCCTTCTGATGATGGCAACAGCTTTTATGGGGTATGTACTGCCATGGGGCCAGATGTCCTTCTGGGGTGCAACAGTGATTACAAACCTGTTTTCAGCCATCCCTGGTGTTGGTGAAAGCATAGTAACACTTCTATGGGGCGGGTTCTCTGTTGATAACCCAACGCTGAAGCGTTTCTTCAGCTTGCACTACCTGCTGCCATTTGTGATTACAGGTGTTGTTATTTTGCACATTTGGGCGAAGAAGGTTTCTGACAGCGGTAACCCGCTGGGTATTGATGTGAAGTCTAATGCCGATCAGATTCCATTCCACCCATATTACACTATTAAAGATGCTTTTGGTGCTGGTGTATTTTTCCTGATCTTTGCGTATTTCGTGTTTTATGCACCAAATGCAATGGGGCACCCGGATAACTACATTCCTGCGAACCCGCTGGTAACACCAGACAGTATTGTCCCTGAATGGTACTTCCTACCGTTCTACGCGATCCTGCGGTCGATCGATTTTGCAATCGGTATACCGGGCACAGATATTACCTTCATTACAGGTAAGCTTCTTGGTGTTATTGCAATGTTCTCGGCTATTATTGTGCTGTTCTTCTTGCCGTGGCTGGATACATCAAAAGTGCGCTCTGCTCGCTTCCGCCCAACATACAGGTACTTCTTCTGGTTCCTTGTGATTGATATGGTCATTCTTACATGGCTTGGCGGTCAGCACCCTGAGGGCAATATTCCTCTGTATGGTAAAATCGCGACAGCATACTATTTCATACATTTCCTGATTGTTTTGCCTGTCCTTGGCAAAAAGGAAAAAACATTGCCGCTGCCTGAAAGTATTATTCAGTCAGTTACAGAAAAAGCTGCGAAGTAG